In the genome of Myroides phaeus, one region contains:
- a CDS encoding aldo/keto reductase: MNTYKLGNGVLIPKVGFGTWQAAEGEEAVNSVKTALELGYRHIDTAFFYKNEVSVGKGIKASGVDRKEIFVTTKVWNSERGFEKALEAFDVSLKNLGLDYIDMFLIHWPASENQFENWKELNAETWRALEKLYADGKVRAIGVSNFYVSHLSALLETAKVKPMVNQIEFHPGMTQNEVVDFCVKNDILIEAWSPLGRGNVLDNEVLVALAAKYKVSVPQLCIRWIVQKGHLPLPKSVTPERIKANLDIYDFEISQEDIAAIDNLPYIGGSGLHPDKVDF; this comes from the coding sequence ATGAATACTTATAAATTAGGAAATGGCGTGTTAATTCCAAAAGTAGGTTTTGGAACTTGGCAAGCAGCTGAAGGAGAAGAAGCTGTAAATTCTGTAAAAACAGCTTTAGAGTTGGGGTATAGACATATAGATACTGCTTTTTTCTACAAAAATGAGGTTAGTGTTGGTAAAGGGATCAAGGCGTCAGGTGTTGACCGTAAAGAGATTTTTGTAACAACTAAGGTTTGGAATTCTGAGCGTGGTTTTGAAAAAGCATTAGAGGCTTTTGATGTTTCTTTAAAAAACTTAGGTTTAGATTATATAGATATGTTTTTAATTCACTGGCCTGCGAGTGAAAACCAATTTGAAAATTGGAAAGAATTAAATGCTGAAACGTGGAGAGCATTAGAAAAGTTGTATGCAGACGGAAAAGTGCGTGCTATTGGAGTTAGTAATTTCTATGTATCGCATTTATCAGCTTTGTTAGAAACAGCAAAAGTAAAACCAATGGTAAACCAAATTGAATTTCACCCAGGGATGACACAAAATGAAGTGGTTGATTTTTGTGTAAAAAACGATATCTTAATTGAAGCTTGGAGTCCACTTGGTCGTGGAAATGTGTTAGACAATGAAGTATTAGTTGCATTAGCTGCTAAATATAAAGTATCAGTGCCTCAATTATGTATTCGTTGGATTGTACAAAAAGGACATTTGCCATTGCCTAAATCTGTAACACCTGAGCGTATTAAAGCAAATCTTGATATTTATGATTTTGAAATTAGTCAAGAAGATATTGCGGCGATAGATAATTTGCCTTATATTGGTGGCTCGGGATTACATCCTGATAAAGTTGACTTTTAA
- a CDS encoding DegT/DnrJ/EryC1/StrS family aminotransferase — protein sequence MKKIQMVDLKSQYEGIKEQVNQSIQEILESSAYINGPQVHSFQASLEEYTGSKHVIPCANGTDALQIAMMGLGLKPGDEVITADFTFAATVEVIGLLQLTPVLVDVCPETFNISIDALKKAITPKTKAIVPVHLFGQAANMEAIMEIAKEHNLFVIEDNAQGIGANYAFADGKKAKTGAIGHVAATSFFPSKNLGCYGDGGAIFTNDDELAHVIRGIVNHGMYERYHHDVIGVNSRLDSIQAAVLNAKLPNLDTYNNARRAAAKAYSTALANHPNIVTPKIEGEEDSHVFHQYTLRIVNADRNGLMAHLQSKDIPCAIYYPIPLHKQKAYLDPRYKEEDFPVTNQLVQEVLSLPMHSELEAEQIKFITDEILAFLG from the coding sequence ATGAAAAAAATTCAAATGGTTGACTTGAAAAGTCAATATGAAGGGATTAAAGAACAAGTGAATCAATCGATTCAAGAGATTTTAGAATCTTCAGCTTATATTAATGGACCTCAAGTTCATTCTTTTCAAGCAAGTTTAGAAGAGTACACAGGGTCAAAACACGTTATTCCTTGTGCTAATGGAACTGATGCGTTACAAATTGCAATGATGGGACTTGGTTTAAAACCAGGTGATGAGGTAATCACTGCAGACTTTACGTTTGCTGCAACTGTTGAGGTTATTGGTTTGTTACAATTAACTCCTGTTTTAGTTGATGTATGTCCAGAGACTTTTAATATCTCTATTGACGCACTTAAAAAAGCAATTACTCCTAAAACTAAAGCGATTGTACCTGTTCACTTATTTGGACAAGCAGCAAATATGGAAGCGATTATGGAGATTGCAAAAGAGCATAATTTGTTCGTAATCGAAGATAATGCGCAAGGTATTGGTGCTAACTATGCTTTCGCTGATGGTAAAAAAGCTAAAACGGGTGCAATTGGACACGTTGCTGCTACTTCTTTCTTCCCATCTAAAAACTTAGGTTGTTATGGAGATGGTGGTGCTATTTTTACTAATGATGACGAATTAGCTCACGTTATTAGAGGAATTGTTAACCACGGTATGTACGAACGTTACCACCACGATGTAATTGGAGTTAATTCTCGTTTAGATAGTATTCAAGCTGCTGTTTTAAATGCTAAATTACCTAATTTGGATACTTATAACAATGCACGTCGTGCTGCTGCAAAAGCATATTCTACTGCTTTAGCGAATCATCCAAATATCGTTACTCCTAAAATTGAAGGAGAAGAGGATAGTCACGTATTCCACCAATACACATTGCGTATTGTGAATGCTGATAGAAATGGATTAATGGCTCACTTACAGTCTAAAGATATTCCTTGTGCAATCTATTACCCAATTCCATTGCACAAACAAAAAGCTTATTTAGATCCGCGTTATAAAGAAGAAGATTTCCCTGTAACTAATCAATTAGTACAAGAAGTATTATCTCTTCCAATGCACTCTGAATTAGAGGCTGAGCAAATCAAGTTTATTACAGACGAAATTTTAGCTTTCTTAGGATAG
- a CDS encoding 3-deoxy-D-manno-octulosonic acid transferase produces the protein MFFLYNILTYVSIFFLQIIALFNKKINFFVQGRKESFTILEEKIKPSDKVFWVHVASLGEYEQGLPLMEQLKSKFPTHKIVLTFFSPSGYEVKKNNSIADATLYLPMDTLTNAQQFLKQVHPEKAFFVKYEYWPNYLNQLRKKNIPTYLVSGILRSNQVFFKWYGGFYRKALQAFTYFFVQNDISKQLLNQLNFTQVEVVGDTRFDRVSQILENNNKLDFLDEFTNNKQTKTIVIGSSWPEDEKFITTYINNNTDSSLRFVFAPHNIKTEQIAQLQNSLKKPTILHSQHQGKNLSEYNVYIIDAYSLLTKAYSYADIAYIGGGFGAGIHNILEAATFGVPVVIGPKYKKFQEAKDLVALGSCLVVNNQEELNDTFDKLLTDTTTKEKLGAISSHFILKNKEATKKIMKHIS, from the coding sequence ATGTTTTTTCTATACAATATACTGACTTACGTTTCAATATTCTTTCTTCAGATTATAGCCCTTTTTAATAAAAAAATCAACTTTTTTGTACAGGGTAGAAAAGAGTCTTTCACAATTTTAGAAGAAAAAATCAAACCCTCTGATAAAGTGTTTTGGGTTCACGTTGCTTCATTAGGAGAGTACGAACAAGGATTACCATTAATGGAACAACTAAAAAGTAAATTTCCAACCCATAAAATAGTACTTACTTTCTTCTCCCCTTCTGGATATGAAGTTAAAAAGAACAATTCAATTGCCGATGCCACATTGTATCTACCAATGGACACATTAACTAATGCGCAGCAATTTTTAAAGCAAGTTCACCCTGAAAAAGCCTTTTTCGTTAAATACGAATATTGGCCAAACTACCTAAACCAACTACGCAAAAAAAATATCCCTACTTATTTAGTATCCGGAATTCTACGTTCAAACCAAGTATTCTTTAAATGGTATGGTGGGTTTTATCGCAAAGCATTGCAAGCTTTCACTTATTTCTTCGTGCAAAACGACATATCAAAACAACTTTTAAACCAACTGAACTTTACACAGGTTGAAGTTGTAGGAGATACCCGTTTTGATCGTGTGTCTCAAATATTAGAAAACAACAATAAACTTGACTTCTTAGATGAGTTTACCAACAACAAACAAACCAAGACTATTGTAATTGGTAGTTCGTGGCCTGAAGACGAAAAATTCATTACTACGTATATCAATAATAACACAGACTCGTCATTGCGTTTTGTCTTTGCTCCTCACAACATTAAAACGGAACAAATAGCTCAATTGCAAAACAGCCTAAAAAAACCAACTATATTACACAGCCAGCACCAAGGTAAAAACCTAAGTGAATACAATGTATATATAATTGACGCTTACAGTTTATTGACAAAAGCTTACAGTTATGCTGATATTGCTTATATCGGAGGAGGGTTTGGAGCAGGAATACACAATATATTAGAAGCAGCTACTTTTGGCGTTCCAGTTGTCATTGGTCCAAAATACAAGAAGTTTCAAGAAGCAAAAGACCTTGTAGCATTAGGAAGTTGCTTAGTAGTAAACAACCAAGAGGAATTAAACGATACTTTTGACAAATTACTGACAGATACTACTACAAAAGAAAAGTTAGGTGCTATCAGTAGCCACTTTATTTTAAAGAATAAAGAAGCCACTAAAAAAATAATGAAGCATATTTCATAA